One Georgenia wutianyii DNA segment encodes these proteins:
- a CDS encoding TRAP transporter substrate-binding protein: MRNVKVVAAAALGATVLTGCGFLTGAGGGDSSSADAGQCQDQAIRVAMIRTANDPGTIAAEAMAERVAERTDGAIDMQVFPDSQLGDMNDAYAGVASGEIDVYYETISTYSALAGAEEFTALTVPFLWDSYEQFKAVLDSEEFAEIFDRAAEATGVRVVEASGDNEPRALTANRPVVTPADMEGLRIRIADAPIPQAFAVALGAQPQVIALSDLYFSLRQGVVDAQETGSVAVVNNSIYEVQDYYMPTDYIRDVRAWYFNDDLWQGLCEEHRSILEEEMERVGEEVTEATRATIEEAMAVIEENMTVVDVDMDAFREALDGQFDQFDGDMWPEGTLDLVKQLAAEHADG, from the coding sequence ATGCGTAATGTCAAGGTGGTTGCGGCTGCCGCGCTGGGAGCGACGGTGCTCACCGGATGCGGGTTTCTCACGGGCGCGGGCGGCGGTGACTCGAGCAGTGCCGACGCGGGACAGTGCCAGGACCAGGCCATCCGCGTCGCGATGATCCGCACGGCCAACGACCCCGGCACGATCGCCGCCGAGGCGATGGCGGAGCGGGTCGCGGAGCGCACCGACGGTGCCATCGACATGCAGGTGTTCCCCGACAGTCAGCTCGGCGACATGAACGACGCCTACGCAGGCGTCGCGAGCGGTGAGATCGACGTCTACTACGAGACGATCTCGACGTACTCGGCGCTGGCCGGCGCGGAGGAGTTCACGGCCCTGACCGTGCCCTTCCTCTGGGACAGCTACGAGCAGTTCAAGGCGGTGCTGGACTCCGAGGAGTTCGCCGAGATCTTCGACCGGGCGGCCGAGGCCACCGGTGTCCGGGTCGTCGAGGCCTCCGGGGACAACGAGCCGCGGGCGCTCACCGCCAACCGCCCGGTCGTGACGCCGGCCGACATGGAAGGCCTGCGCATCCGCATCGCGGACGCCCCGATCCCGCAGGCGTTCGCTGTCGCGCTCGGTGCACAGCCCCAGGTCATCGCCCTGTCCGACCTGTACTTCTCCCTCCGACAGGGAGTGGTCGACGCGCAGGAGACCGGTTCCGTCGCGGTGGTGAACAACAGCATCTACGAGGTGCAGGACTACTACATGCCGACGGACTACATCCGCGACGTGCGTGCCTGGTACTTCAACGACGACCTGTGGCAGGGCCTGTGCGAGGAGCACCGCTCGATCCTCGAGGAGGAGATGGAGCGCGTCGGCGAGGAGGTCACCGAGGCGACGCGGGCCACGATCGAGGAGGCCATGGCCGTCATCGAGGAGAACATGACCGTCGTGGACGTCGACATGGACGCCTTCCGTGAGGCGCTGGACGGGCAGTTCGACCAGTTCGACGGCGACATGTGGCCCGAGGGCACGCTCGACCTCGTCAAGCAGCTCGCCGCGGAGCACGCGGACGGCTGA
- a CDS encoding TRAP transporter small permease — protein MLVTGISTRLAAIAGAVLLALFLVNVAQIATRPITGGWIWVNDLSRLLVTWVIMIGASAAIGLREHLLVDFVVQRAPAAFRTVSALVVRALEVGIGFILLVSGAAVAMNRMDIQYIQLGIPTGYAYLAVPVLGFFMVLFGVLMSLQGQQPTDVAEGGEAK, from the coding sequence ATGCTCGTCACGGGCATCTCCACCCGACTGGCCGCCATCGCCGGTGCCGTGCTGCTGGCGTTGTTCCTCGTCAACGTCGCCCAGATCGCCACCAGGCCGATCACGGGCGGCTGGATCTGGGTCAACGACCTCAGCCGGCTCCTCGTCACGTGGGTCATCATGATCGGCGCCTCCGCCGCCATCGGCCTTCGCGAGCACCTGCTCGTCGACTTCGTCGTCCAGCGTGCGCCAGCTGCGTTCCGGACGGTGAGCGCACTCGTCGTGCGCGCCCTGGAAGTGGGGATCGGGTTCATCCTCCTCGTCTCCGGCGCCGCGGTGGCCATGAACCGCATGGACATCCAGTACATCCAGCTCGGCATCCCGACGGGGTACGCCTACCTCGCCGTGCCCGTCCTCGGGTTCTTCATGGTCCTCTTCGGGGTCCTCATGAGCCTGCAGGGCCAGCAGCCGACCGACGTCGCCGAGGGCGGTGAGGCCAAGTGA